In Xiphophorus hellerii strain 12219 chromosome 4, Xiphophorus_hellerii-4.1, whole genome shotgun sequence, a single genomic region encodes these proteins:
- the LOC116718316 gene encoding uncharacterized protein LOC116718316, protein MYFKTLCCYICLCVFCVDMYPAKILARQRTVREGSDFYVYCSIFGQKKYPSFYVYLLKDGQGFRKSKLKQTLDDTLFIISNLHLDHSGNYSCLYSPTNYSLSDVETKGLNEAEILVIANFIPAKLSIAGPFTVHEGSHVEFKCTFSETLHTLNNCQLIYCCLKKNETILQIQVFNLAQMEASFSIEGAVSRDSGPYSCLLLPSKCFQKQWNELQGINTVILEVKGGNCSTMYFTFQWFPLETSLKIYVIKFNLYFRGFDPMGGFVLWIYSPYVAFQSMSGMVHLQKLLQTFVQAMVSLCLAALPVGRRKKLKDSD, encoded by the exons ATGTATTTTAAGACGTTATGTTGCTACATTTGTCTGTGTGTCTTTTGTGTAGACATGTATCCTGCAAAGATTCTGGCCCGGCAGAGAACTGTAAGAGAGGGCAGTGACTTTTATGTATACTGCAGCATATTCGGGCAAAAGAAGTACCcctctttttatgtttatttactgAAAGATGGACAAGGATTTCGGAAATCAAAACTGAAGCAAACTTTGGATGATACTCTTTTCATAATATCTAATCTTCATCTTGATCACAGTGGAAATTACAGCTGCTTGTACTCCCCTACAAATTACAGCCTTTCTGATGTAGAAACGAAAGGACTGAATGAAGCTGAGATTCTGGTTATAG CCAATTTCATCCCAGCAAAGCTCTCCATAGCTGGACCCTTCACAGTTCATGAGGGAAGCCACGTTGAGTTCAAATGCACCTTTTCGGAAACCCTTCACACTCTCAATAACTGTCAACTCATCTACTGTTGCCTGAAGAAGAATGAGACCATCCTTCAAATACAAGTATTTAATCTTGCTCAGATGGAAGCCTCTTTCAGCATTGAAGGTGCCGTTTCAAGGGATTCAGGTCCATATAGTTGCCTTTTGCTGCCATCAAAATGCTTCCAGAAACAATGGAATGAGCTGCAAGGAATAAATACGGTGATTCTGGAAGTCAAAGGTGGGAATTGTTCCACGATGTATTTTACTTTCCAATGGTTTCCTCTTGAAACATCTCTGAAAATttatgtcattaaatttaatttgtatttcagAGGATTTGATCCCATGGGCGGCTTTGTCTTGTGGATTTACAGTCCTTATGTTGCTTTTCAGTCTATGTCTGGGATGGTTCATTTACAAAAATTGCTTCAAACGTTTGTACAAGCCATGGTAAGTCTTTGTTTAGCTGCACTTCCTGTTGGCAGACGGAAGAAATTAAAAGACAGTGATTGA